Proteins from one Impatiens glandulifera chromosome 2, dImpGla2.1, whole genome shotgun sequence genomic window:
- the LOC124927161 gene encoding probable E3 ubiquitin-protein ligase RHG1A — MQGQRGAVGSLPDTLGLPMSSNDSTLDQQIFWNNMNNSANTILPDYMGPPTAPHGNSMSLGGWSSSSSLPSPFNGDRPLLGLPQFEPVPGLPSFAESSNSRRDININLEAENVDEDSQIVQQHPNRKRKANEGQSSNGGLTISENNSVFPSEHISPRLSLTIGAASEAPLSSGGNTDNSRRNLRARTNSLRRQNEIANANSSSNNGPQTQQLARLISLNNGASSESGLPTDPTISRRRAAVGPRRTPMMSSRWNRGSSSRNHVNPPPIFAVASSGPGELIAAPNPTNLNLLGGNLNGSTSRSADPLWFANQYPQRLDILRRSLIAASEMAPRGSTNLQETQIPRGVGEVALPQSRQVDGAFGLPYSLRTPAVAAASANARRSRIMSEIRNALDQMRRGDGLRPEDVMVLEQSMFFRMADAHRDMRLDVDNMSYEELLALEDRIGYVSTGLTEEAITSQLKKRKYFTIAMGSQTEFEPCCICQEEYSDGKDIGTLDCGHEFHAGCIKQWLTQKNLCPICKATGLNNTNNNNSS, encoded by the exons ATGCAAGGGCAGAGGGGTGCTGTAGGTTCATTGCCTGATACATTAGGCTTACCAATGTCCTCAAATGATTCAACTCTAGATCAACAGATCTTCTggaataatatgaataattctGCAAATACCATTCTACCCGATTATATGGGCCCCCCTACTGCCCCCCATGGAAACTCGATGAGCTTAGGTGGATGGTCGTCATCTTCTTCTTTGCCGAGTCCCTTTAATGGGGATAGGCCATTGTTGGGATTACCACAGTTTGAACCGGTTCCTGGCTTGCCTTCGTTTGCAGAAAGTTCAAACTCTCGTAGggatattaacatcaatttggAGGCTGAAAATGTTGATGAGGATTCTCAAATTGTCCAACAACATCCTAACCGTAAAAGAAAGGCTAATGAAGGACAGTCGTCTAATGGCGGTTTGACTATATCCGagaataatagtgtttttcctTCTGAACATATTAGTCCGAGGCTTAGTCTAACTATTGGAGCTGCTTCTGAAGCTCCACTCTCTTCTGGTGGCAATACTGATAACTCTCGTAGAAATTTAAGGGCGAGGACAAATTCTTTGCGAAGACAAAATGAAATTGCAAATGCGAATAGTTCTTCTAATAATGGTCCGCAGACTCAACAGCTGGCGAGGCTTATTTCCCTGAATAATGGTGCTTCATCTGAAAGTGGGTTGCCTACAGATCCTACAATTTCTCGTAGACGGGCAGCTGTTGGGCCACGACGAACTCCGATGATGTCATCCAGGTGGAATAGAGGTTCTAGTTCGAGAAATCATGTTAATCCTCCACCGATATTTGCAGTTGCCTCTTCTGGGCCTGGTGAATTAATTGCGGCTCCGAATCCAACGAACTTGAATTTATTGGGtggaaatttgaatggttcgaCTTCTCGCTCTGCTGATCCTCTTTGGTTTGCTAATCAATACCCACAAAGACTTGACATTCTTCGGCGGTCATTGATTGCTGCTTCTGAAATGGCTCCCAGAGGCTCGACTAATCTGCAAGAAACACAAATTCCGAGAGGTGTTGGGGAAGTTGCATTACCACAGTCTAGACAAGTTGATGGTGCTTTCGGTCTGCCCTATTCATTACGAACTCCAGCTGTTGCTGCTGCTTCCGCCAATGCAAGACGAAGCAGGATCATGTCTGAG ATCCGCAATGCTTTGGATCAAATGCGTCGAGGTGATGGTTTGCGTCCTGAG GATGTTATGGTTCTTGAGCAGTCAATGTTCTTCAGAATGGCTGACGCACACAGGGATATGAGGCTTGATGTGGATAACATGTCGTATGAG GAACTGTTGGCTCTAGAGGACCGTATTGGATATGTCAGCACAGGTTTGACTGAAGAAGCAATCACAAGTCAGCTAAAGAAGAGGAAGTATTTCACAATTGCAATGGGTTCTCAGACTGAGTTTGAACCATGCTGTATTTGCCAG GAAGAGTATAGTGATGGAAAAGACATTGGAACATTGGATTGTGGGCATGAATTTCATGCTGGTTGCATTAAACAATGGCTGACACAGAAAAATTTGTGCCCCATTTGTAAAGCAACTGGCTtgaataatactaataataacaATTCATCATGA